A window of the Tripterygium wilfordii isolate XIE 37 chromosome 12, ASM1340144v1, whole genome shotgun sequence genome harbors these coding sequences:
- the LOC120010050 gene encoding ammonium transporter 2 member 4-like encodes MELPVNLRPDESSPEWMNKGDNAWQLTAATFVGLQSIPGLVILYGSIVKKKWAVNSAFMAFYAFAMVFVCWVGWGFRMSFGDELVFFLGKPAIALDEKFLLGQAFLGYFPTATMVYYQGVFAAITLILVAGALLGRLNFRAWVLFVPLWLTFSYTITVFSIWCPDGWLAKLGVIDFAGGYIIHVSAGIAGFTAAFWVGPRSDKDRERFPPNNLILMLAGAGLLWMGWSGFNGGGPFAVSIDASLAVLNTHVCTSTSLLMWLLLDTFFYGKPSVVGAVNGMITGLVCITPGAGVVQTWAAILMGIISGSVPWYTMVVLHNKIKLLRLIDDPIAIFHTHAIAGSLGGILTGFFAVPKLCRIFYLVDDWEKYVGLAYGLQNGRTSAGFRQMGIQIVGIGFVICLNFVTTTLICWFIGLIVPLRLSDEELQIGDEEVHGEQAFALIGDGERFGNPKHNSVYDTDDLNSYVRSRSMGDVQMI; translated from the exons ATGGAGCTCCCGGTCAATCTCCGCCCCGATGAATCGAGCCCGGAGTGGATGAACAAGGGAGACAACGCATGGCAGCTCACGGCAGCCACGTTTGTGGGCCTCCAGAGCATACCAGGTCTCGTAATCTTATACGGGAGCATAGTAAAGAAGAAATGGGCCGTAAACTCGGCTTTCATGGCGTTTTACGCATTCGCTATGGTTTTtgtttgttgggttgggtggggTTTCCGGATGTCATTTGGTGATGAACTAGTATTTTTCTTAGGGAAACCTGCCATTGCCTTGGATGAGAAGTTCCTGTTAGGACAAGCATTTTTAGGGTACTTTCCGACGGCTACAATGGTGTACTATCAGGGCGTTTTTGCGGCGATCACTTTGATTTTAGTGGCAGGTGCACTTTTAGGAAGACTGAATTTTCGAGCGTGGGTGTTGTTTGTGCCACTTTGGCTTACATTTTCATACACAATCACAGTGTTTAGCATTTGGTGTCCCGATGGATGGTTGGCTAAGCTTGGTGTTATTGATTTCGCTGGAGGGTATATTATTCATGTTTCTGCTGGTATCGCTGGGTTCACAGCAGCCTTTTGG GTGGGTCCCAGATCAGACAAAGACAGGGAGAGGTTCCCGCCAAACAACCTGATTCTGATGCTTGCAGGCGCAGGCCTGCTTTGGATGGGGTGGAGTGGATTCAACGGTGGAGGTCCCTTCGCAGTAAGTATTGACGCATCTCTGGCCGTCCTTAATACGCACGTGTGCACGTCCACGAGCCTCTTGATGTGGCTTCTTCTTGACACGTTCTTCTATGGGAAACCGTCCGTCGTTGGTGCCGTGAATGGCATGATCACAGGCCTCGTCTGCATCACTCCTGGTGCAG GGGTTGTGCAGACCTGGGCAGCAATCCTAATGGGGATAATCTCAGGAAGTGTACCATGGTATACAATGGTGGTACTCCACAACAAGATTAAGCTCTTAAGACTAATTGACGATCCTATAGCAATTTTCCACACTCATGCCATTGCTGGAAGCCTCGGTGGGATCCTAACAGGTTTCTTCGCTGTGCCAAAACTATGTCGAATTTTTTACTTGGTGGACGATTGGGAAAAATATGTTGGACTCGCGTATGGTCTCCAGAATGGTCGAACTTCTGCTGGATTTAGACAAATGGGGATTCAAATTGTCGGGATTGGCTTTGTTATATGTCTAAATTTTGTTACCACTACCTTAATCTGCTGGTTCATTGGATTAATCGTTCCACTTAGGTTGTCTGATGAGGAGTTGCAAATTGGGGATGAAGAAGTGCATGGAGAGCAAGCTTTTGCGTTAATTGGTGATGGAGAGAGATTTGGAAATCCTAAGCATAATTCAGTTTATGATACAGATGATTTGAACTCTTATGTGAGATCAAGGTCTATGGGTGATGTTCAGATGATATGa